A single region of the Musa acuminata AAA Group cultivar baxijiao chromosome BXJ1-11, Cavendish_Baxijiao_AAA, whole genome shotgun sequence genome encodes:
- the LOC135597821 gene encoding cytochrome P450 71A1-like — protein sequence MHWNVPSRLEFVWSNNKLRIMAMSSSMPLLLPPSPLPTLFVILVLPLSLLLLLRLGLKRNNLRARTHDMPPSPLKLPFVGNFHQLGSLPHRSLHALSQKHGPLMLLRLGQVPTLVVSSPDGARDVMRNHDQVFASRPALKPAKVLFDGTTDLALAPYGDSWRQLRKICASHLLSSKRVQSYRLIRQEEVGFMIRKISSQASLTTSVDMSEIFYSFANDILCRVVSGKFNREEGRNVLFRESTREFSVLLSKFYVGDYFPWLGWLDVLFGSMERVNKSKKRWDDLLDGVIQEHEDRSAEGDDGEKDFVDVLLSLREDPGGNHALLTPQTIKALLMDIFSGGTETSYATLEYAMAELVRNPRMMAKLQHQVRGIASRRKGTVKEEDLDEMAYLKAIIKEVLRLFPPAPLLLPRELMEDCQIQGYNIPKKTRVIVNAWAISRDPSHWEAPDEIKPERFMGDGAMDFKGNDFEFIPFGAGRRICPGMSFAIASLELALATLVYHFDWELPGGMTGEDLDTSEAFGVVLQRKQRLHLVAKPWSIGQEEQQL from the exons ATGCATTGGAACGTCCCGTCCCGACTGGAGTTTGTTTGGAGCAACAACAAACTACGAATCATGGCAATGTCTTCCTCGATGCCTCTTCTCCTTCCCCCATCTCCACTGCCTACACTCTTCGTCATACTCGTCCTACCTCTCTCGTTACTACTGCTGCTCCGTCTAGGACTCAAAAGAAACAACCTCCGTGCGAGGACCCATGACATGCCCCCTTCCCCGCTCAAGCTTCCCTTCGTAGGCAACTTCCATCAACTCGGCTCGCTCCCTCACCGCTCCCTCCACGCCCTGTCGCAGAAGCATGGCCCCCTCATGCTGCTGCGCTTGGGTCAGGTGCCAACCCTCGTGGTCTCGTCGCCGGATGGCGCCCGAGATGTCATGCGCAACCACGATCAAGTCTTTGCCAGCCGGCCTGCTCTAAAGCCGGCCAAAGTCCTCTTCGACGGGACGACGGACTTGGCGTTAGCGCCCTACGGTGACTCCTGGAGGCAGCTTAGGAAGATCTGCGCCTCCCACCTCTTGAGCTCCAAAAGAGTGCAGTCTTATCGGCTCATTAGGCAGGAGGAAGTGGGTTTCATGATCCGGAAGATCTCCTCTCAAGCTTCGCTGACGACGAGCGTCGACATGTCTGAGATATTTTACTCCTTCGCCAACGATATATTATGTCGAGTTGTTTCGGGAAAGTTCAACAGAGAAGAGGGGAGGAACGTGCTGTTCCGCGAGTCGACCCGGGAGTTTTCGGTGCTACTGAGCAAGTTCTACGTGGGGGACTACTTCCCATGGCTGGGTTGGCTGGATGTATTGTTTGGCTCTATGGAGAGAGTCAACAAGTCCAAGAAGAGATGGGATGATTTGCTGGATGGGGTCATCCAAGAACACGAAGATCGATCAGCTGAAGGTGATGATGGCGAGAAGGACTTCGTGGATGTTCTGCTCTCTCTTCGGGAGGATCCAGGTGGGAATCATGCTCTCCTGACTCCACAAACCATAAAGGCACTTCTGATG GATATATTCAGTGGTGGTACCGAGACATCATATGCTACCCTGGAGTACGCCATGGCGGAGCTCGTCCGGAATCCAAGAATGATGGCAAAATTACAACACCAAGTGCGAGGGATAGCGAGCAGAAGAAAAGGAACGGTGAAAGAGGAGGATTTGGACGAGATGGCCTACCTGAAAGCCATCATCAAGGAAGTATTACGTCTGTTCCCGCCGGCCCCGCTATTGCTTCCACGAGAGCTAATGGAGGATTGTCAAATACAAGGATACAACATTCCCAAGAAAACACGAGTGATCGTGAACGCATGGGCCATAAGCAGAGATCCAAGCCATTGGGAAGCACCTGACGAAATCAAACCTGAGAGGTTCATGGGGGACGGTGCAATGGACTTCAAGGGAAACGATTTCGAGTTCATTCCGTTCGGAGCAGGAAGGAGAATTTGTCCTGGAATGAGCTTTGCAATTGCCTCTTTAGAGCTCGCACTGGCAACCCTGGTTTATCACTTTGATTGGGAGTTGCCTGGTGGAATGACAGGAGAGGATTTGGACACGAGTGAGGCTTTTGGGGTAGTGCTCCAAAGAAAACAAAGACTGCATCTTGTTGCTAAACCATGGAGTATTGGGCAAGAGGAGCAGCAGCTCTAa